The DNA sequence ATCATCGCCGGATGCCGCCCTCGACGGAGAAGCCATCGCGCTTCCCGCGGAATCGGTCGCGATTCTGGCCCGATGAACGCCCCTTGCACCAACAGCGAGACAGCGCGATGACGATCGCCGATCAGCTTCCCCGCCGGCAGAACGGCTACCTGCCGATCGAGGACCATGGCCTGATCGGCGATGGCAGCACGGCCGCGCTGGTCGGCCGCGACGGCGCGATCTCTTGGCTCTGCGTGCCCCGCTTCGACTCCGAGCCGCTGTTCTGCGCGCTGCTCGACCGGGAACGCGGCGGGGCCTTCACCGTGGCACCAGAACCGCTGACCGGCGCGCGCCAGCACTACGAGCCGCACACCGCGATTCTGATCACCGAGATGACCGGCCCGGAGGGCCGGGTGCGGGTGACCGACTGCCTGACGCTGCGCGCCGGTGCGGACCTCTCGGAGGACGCGCCGGCGGGACGCGGCGAGCTGCTGCGCATGATCGAGGTGCTCGAAGGCCGGGTGAAACTGCGCGTGCGCGTGCAGCCCTGGGGCGGCCTGCGCTGTTTCCCGCGCGCGGGCGGGCTCGGCATTGGCCTGGAGCGCCGGCCGGAGTTCGAGCTGCATCTCGGATCGTCGCTGCCGCTGGAGGGTAGCGAGAGCCTGTACGACCTCGCCGCGGGCGCTCGCCACCACCTGCTGCTGTCCTGGGGCACGGGGCCCCACCGCTTCCACCCGCACACGCCCGGGGAGACGCTGGCCGCAACGGCTGCGGTCTGGCGCGACTGGCTGCGTCACTACCACTACGAAGGGCCGCAGGAGGCGCTGGTGCGGCGCTCCGCGATCACGCTGAAATTGATGGACTACACCGCAACCGGCGCGATGATCGCGGCGCCCACCTCGTCGCTCCCCGAGGCCATCGGCGGCCCGCGCAACTGGGACTACCGCTACGCCTGGATCCGGGACGCCGCGTTTTCGGTCTACGCCCTGGACCGCATCGGCATGGGGCACGAGGCCGCCGGCTTTCTCGGATGGGTACTCGACGCGGTCGACCGCGCCGGGCGGCCGCGGGTGCTCTACGACGTCGACGGGCAGTCACCGCCACCCGAGTTCATCGAGACCGGCCTCGAGGGGTATCGCGGGTCGGCCCCGGTGCGCTGGGGCAACGCCGCGGCCAACCAGCGCCAGCACGACGTGTTCGGCGAGATCCTGGATTGCGCCTACCGCTGGGTGCGCTGGGGCGGCACGCTGGACGACGCGCTCTGGGCCCGACTCCGGCGACTCGTCGAAGCGGCGGCCGCGGAATGGCAAACGCCCGACCACGGGATCTGGGAGGTACGCACCCCGGGCCGGCCGTTCACCTACTCCGCGGCACTGTGCGCGGTGGCGCTCGACCGTGGCGCACGGTTGGCGCAAGGCAAGGGTTCGCAAGGCGACGCCGAACGCTGGCAGAAGGAGGCGGCGCGCATCCGCAACGCCATCCTGGAACACGCCTGGGATCCGCGGTTGCAGTCGCTGACCGAGCACCTCGGCGGCGGCGGAATCGACGCCAGCCTGCTGGCACTGCCGCTGCGCGGCGTGATTCCCACCGACCACCCCAAGATGGTGGCCACCACCCGGGCGGTGATACGCCGGCTCGGGGCCGGCGACGGGCTGCTCTACCGCTATCTCCCGGAAGAGTCGCCGGACGGCCTGCCAGGCCACGAAGGCGCGTTCCTGTTGTGCAGCTTCTGGCTGGCGGACAACCTCGCCGGTCAAGGGCGTCTCGACGAAGCGGGCGATCTGTACGATTCGCTGTGCGCGCGAGCCAATCCGTTGGGCCTGCTGCCGGAGCAGATCGACCCTTCGACCGGTGCTTTCCTCGGGAACTTCCCGCAGGCCTTCAGCCACATGGGGGTGATCTCCACCGGCATCAACCTGCGCCGGGCGAGAACGAACCGGGCCAAGAGCTGACCCGGGGCCGCCCGGCCCCGAGCTTCGACTCCCGCCGTCGGGGGATTGCGCCATGACCGCGCCACCTGATCGCACCGCGGGCGCCATCCTCCAGCACCACCCGCCACCGCTGCCGGACCACCGCCTCCGGAAGCAACGTTGTGGAAACGGTGCTCACCCGCGAACGCCCGTAGCACAAGGCGTATCGATCCAACGCCATCAGCCGCCTGGGTTCAGCCCTTCTCCAGCTCGGAACGCACCTGCAGGAAGTGCAGAAGATCCTTCAGCGCCAGGATACCGACGATCCGATCCCCGTCGGTCACGATCAGGCGGCTGGCCCTCTGCCCCTGCATGCGTTCGAGTGCTTCGTTCGCATCCTCATCGGCCGACACGGTGGCTCCTTCGCCGGCCTCGCGACACACCTCCCCGATGCGCGTGTGGTCCCAGTCCCCCCTGGCAACCTGTCTCGCCTCGCGCAGCCCGGCATGCCCCACGAGCCGTCCGTCTCGCTCCACCGGGAACAGGTCGAAGGCATGGTGATAGACATAGTCCTCGACGAAATCACGGATGCTGGTCTCGGCAGGCACCGTAACCGGATTGGCAGTCATGAAACGGCGCACGCTGCGCCCGGCCAGCGCCTGCTGCATCAGCAACTGGCGGTAGCCCATACCGGCGGCCGCGTGCACGAACAAACCGATCAGGAACCACCACATGCCGCCGATGAAGTTGCCGGCCACGAAGCTCACGACCCCGAGTGCAACCAGCAACAGCCCGAACCCCTGACCCATGCGCGATGCCCAGCGCGTCGCCCAGCGCAGGTCGCCCTTCAGGTGCCAGAGGGCGGCGCGGAGCACGCGCCCACCGTCCAGCGGAAATCCGGGCACCATGTTGAATACGGCCAGCAGAAAATTGATGAACCCCAGGTAGTACACAACGCCGGCCAGGTGTTCCGGCACGCCGGCCGCGTGCATCCCGGCGCCGAGCAGGTAGAAGGCGACCGCAAGAAACAGGCTCGCGATCGGCCCCGCGATCGCCATCCAGAACTCGACCCGCGGCTCCTTCGGCTCGCCCACCATCTCCGCCATGCCGCCGAACAGGAACAACGTGATCCCGCGCACCCGGAGCCCGTAACTGCGCGCGACCACGGAATGACTGAGCTCGTGGAACAGCAGCGAGAAGAACAGCCCCAGCATGCCCGCCAGGCCCATCAGCCAGTAGGTGAGCGGCGCCAGTTCCGGGTAGGCGTAGGGGAACAGGCCCTCGGCGAGCGACCAGGTAATCAGCAGGGCGAGAAACAGCCAGGAGACATTGGCTCGAATCTCGAACCCCAGGACCCGGAACAGGCTGAAGCTTTCACCAAACATGCGAAATCGCGGCTGCCGCAGACGATGACCCCGAATTGAGCATAGCAGGACGCGCTACCATTCAGTCGCGACTCGGCCAGCGGATTTCGCGGCTTCGCCGGGCCGGCCGTGTGTCCCCGCGTTTCAGGGCGGTGGGGGTCTGCGCCACCGCGGCTTGCGCGCCTGCCAGGCGGCCACGAGGTACGCGGGTGCGAACACCAGCAGCAGAAACACGATCGCGGGCACCACGCGTTCCAGCGCCTGGGAAAGGCCCAGATAAACGGCAAGCCAGGAAAGAAGCGCGAACAGGATTCCGGCGACCAGCGTGAACAGCGACACGAAGATCAGGTAGGCGGCCAGCGGTCTCTGGTCTGGGTGGCGGATGCGCCGTACCAGCGGAATGGCGACGATGAAGAAGGCGATCCAGACGAGAAGAGTCAGGAAGAAACTTCCGTTTTCCATGAGGAATGTGCCTCGGTGTCTCTGAAGGTTGCCGCAACCGTTCCGGATCAGCATGCGCGACGCCCCAGCCGGTTGCAAACCCGAGGCATTGCGGCTGCCCCGGTCCGCGACGGGGGACCACCATCCGCCAGCGATCAGCATCCAGCCACGGTGGCGATGGCTGCGAAGCCCGCGGGGATTGCAACCGAGGCCGCGCTGGCTTCGAACCACAAGCGATTGCCCCTCTACCCTTCCCGTTCAGCGTCAGGATTCGGGCAGATGTGTTCATGATCCAGGTTCCGGACTTGTGCCACGGCATTCACGCCGATGCTTCACCCACGCGCTCCAGCGCGGACTGCAGGTTTCGCACGATTTCCCGTTCATCGGTGCCGTAGGTCTCGGGGGAGACCGGATCCCCGATGATCACCCGTACCCTTTTTCCAGGGCGCGGGAAATACTGCCCCGGGGCCATCACTTCACGCGTGCCGTCGATCCACACCGGCACCACCGGCACCGGCTGCGCGGCAAGAACCAGTCCGATTCCGGGGCGCAGGGTCTGGAGTGTACCGTCCGCAGAACGCTGGCCTTCGGGGAACCAGATCAAGCTGTGCCCGCGCTTCAGGCAGGCCGCGGCGAGGGCCAGGCTCCTGCGCGGTGCGGCACCAGGATCGATCGGTAACACATGCGCCGTTCGGCTGAATGCCCGGGAAACCCGGTTGGAGAACAGGTAGGCCTCCAGACCCGCCCAGTACAACGATTCGAGTTGCTGCCTGTCGAGGGCCGGCAGCAAGGCCAGCGGGTCCACGAAGCTCAGGTGGCGCGGTGCAATCAGATACGGGCCGTCATCGGGCAGACGTCCTTGCACTTCGACGCGCATCAGCAGATACGTCAGCAGCCGCGCAGGCCCCAGCAGCGCGCGGGCGAGGGACCGGCGGACCGGGCCGAGAGGCGCGAGATCCTCCCTCTGGTCCTCTGCGAGGAGCGACTCCGGATCCTCGAGCTGTTTTTTCAGGTCGCCCCTACCCGCCTTGGCCTCGGCAGCCCCGGCCGCCTCCCGCAGAAGATCCCGGACCGTCTCGACGCGTTCGATCGCCGAGTCATCGAGGTCGATCCTGGCACGATCCTGCAGCGCCAACGTCAGGTCCACCCAGCTGAGCGAATCAATCCCCAGTTCCTCGGCGAGGCTGCTGTCCGGAGTCAGGCGGAGATCGTGAAAGCGCTCGGCCAGATAGTTCCAGGTGCGCTCTGCACTCGGGTCGGACAGCAACTGCTGGTCCTCGGGAGCCATCGATTCCGGCGAAACCGGCTCTGGGCGCGCCTCGGAAACGCTGTCTTGCTGGCCCAGTTTCTCGAACAGCTCGTCCAGCTTGTGCCGGCGCAACTTGCCGAGGCGCGTGCGCGGCAGGGGGTCGAGCACCATGCGCAGAACGCCCGGGCGATGATGACTCGGCAGTTCCTTCGCCGCCTCCTTCACTGCGGCCTTGACCCGCTTCTCGAGGTCCTCGCCGGTCACCTCGCGCAACAGACCGGACTCAGGAACCACGACCGCCGCCAGACGATCGTCGTGCGCGAGAACGCCAACCTCGCGGACGTCGTCGGCGGCCTGAAGGGTTTTCTCCACGCGCTCCGGATCGACGTTCTCGCCACCCGAGAGCACGATCATCGAAGACTCGCGACCATGCAGATGCAGGTAGCCATCGGCAGTGATCTCGCCGGTGTCGCCGGTACGGAACCAGCCGTCGTCGTCGAGAACCGCCGCGGTCTTCTCGGGCAGGTTCAGGTAGCCCGCGAAGACGTTCGGACCTCGGGCCATCACTTCGCCGCGCCCGTCCGAGGAGCCGGAGTCATCGATGGCCAGCTCCACCCCCGGCAGCGGAAGCCCGGCAGCTGCAAGCTTCAGGCGATCCGGTGGATTGTAGGCGAGAATCGGCGAAGTCTCGCTGAGACCGTAGCCTGTGGCCACCTCCCAGCCCAGCGCCTGCAGATTGCGCCCGAGCTCCGGGTCGAGCGCGGCACCACCGGCGACCACCAGGCGCAGGCGGGGGGCCAGGCGCTCATGCAGGCGGTTGAAGAGCTTGCGGCCCACACGCAGGCCAAGCCGTTGGCGCGCGATCTTCGAGATACCCAGCATCAGGCGGAACACGGCTGCCGCGATCCTGCCGCGTGCCGCGACCCGTTCCTCCAGGGCCTGCCATACCGCTTCGTAGAGCCGCGGCACACCCAGCATCACCGTGGCCTCGCCGTCGCGCAGCGCGCGCACGATCTGGGGGCCCACCAGCGAGAACGGCACGATGATCGGTGCTCCGATCGTCAGCGGAATCAGGATACCGACCGTGAACGGATAGACGTGGTGGAATGGCAGCGGAACTAGTACCCGGTCACGGTGATCGGCGAGTTCCTGCGCGCACAACGCCTCGACGTTGCTGGTCAGGTTCCGGTGCGTCAGCGGGACGCCCTTCGGCGGGCCAGTAGTACCGGAAGTGTAGAAAATGGCGGCCACATCGTCGGCTTTCGCGACCGCGGATGCCGGTTCGTGGTCGAGTAGCTTTTCCCACGATTCCTCCGCATCCGCGCCGGCATCGAGCAGATAAATCTGTCGGTCGCTCAAATCCTCGGGCAGACGCTCCCTGAGCTTCGAGGTGGTGAAAACGAACCGCGGCTCGGAATCGGAAAACGCGTGTTCCAGATCCTCGCGGGGCATCTGGGTATCCAGCGGCACCACCACACCACCCGCGTTCATCACACCCAGCGCGGAGATCACCCAGGCGGCGCTATTGGGCGCGAGGATCACCACCCGGCCGCCCGGTTCCAGGCCGGCCTGCTGCAGCCCGGCGACCAGGCGGCGCGCGCGTTCGAAGAGATCGGCACGCGAAGTCGTGCCGAATGAATCTCGGCCCATCGCGATCACCGCCGCCTGATCCTCGGCCACCGCGCGGGAAACCACCAGTTCGCCGAGGGTTCGAGCACTCATCGTGACACCTTCGAAGTACCCGGTGGCGGGGGCAATAGTGGCTTTCCTGGTACGCGCGGAAATGCGATCGTCGCCGGCGCGTCAAGGAACGCGCCACTCCGCGCGCCGGCAGGCAGAGGAACCCAGGCGGCGCATGGCCGATCACGGCGTTCGGCTTGTTCCACGCTGGCGACTGTCATGGACCCGGCCATCGACGGCGATGATCACTTGCGGAAGAATCGGGCGGCACGCTCGCCGGCCGCAACAACGGCCTGCGCCGCCGAGCCGCGCTAACTGCCATGACCCGTGTGGCCACCCCCGATGATGAAAGAGGCGTAGGGCGGAAAAGGCCGAAGGCCGTCATCCGCCAGCCGGCACTGGGGAGTGCCGCGGGCCTGGGCACTGCGAACGCCCTGTGGCGGATGACGCTGCGCTCTTCCACCCTACGGGTCGCCCGGGGCACGCCCCGGGTTCTTTCACGCTGATCCGGCTGATGGAAAATCAGCACCGCCAAACGGCGCCAGGCCAGCGACGCCATCCCGGCCTTGCCGACTGCGCGCGTCAGTCGAGTACGAAGGTGACCTTCAGGTCGACCCGGTAGCTCGTGATCGCGCCGTTCTCCACCCGGACCTTCTGCTCCTTGACCCAGGCACCGCGAATTCCGTGCAGCGTCTCCGACGCCCGTTGGACTCCCTGGCGGATCGCATCCTCGAAGCTCTCGGTCGATTCCGCCGTGATTTCCGTTACTTTTGCAACAGTCATGATCCTTCTCCCATTCCCTCTGGCTGTCCCGGCCATCCCGGCGCGCCACCCGCGTCTTCCCGAGGCTCCACAGGCGCGTACCACCGCTGGCAAGGCCGCGTAACCGGGTGTAGCTGCAATAATTAGCCGTCGCGGATCGCGTATACCGGCTGAACGACCACCCCGGCCTCTTCATCCCGCACTCACTCGAATATAGTAGGGTTATGAGCGTCCAGCCACCCGGCGGTCGACGAAGCTTTCCAGGAAGACGCGCGACATCAAGCGGTGCAGCGGGGTACAGGCAACGACGCGTCGGCGGTGTTCAGCTGGAGGGGCGGTCCGGGGGCGGCTGCCACGGCCACCGGCCCTCGATCTCGAGGAAGAGCGAGAAGCTGAGCAGGATCCGCAGGAAAATGATGATCGCGAGCCCGCCCAGCCCCTCGAGGGTTTGATCGACCACCACCGTGCGGATGATGTCTCCGGCGATCAGGAATTCCAGTCCGACCAGGATCGAGCGTCCCAAACGCACCCGGAACTCCCGGTACGCCTGTCCGTCCTCGTCATCGAGCCGCCATCGGCGCACGAACCGGGCGATCGCGATCACGCTTCCGATCACGATCACCAGAACACCGAGAGCCTCGAGCGTCCAGCCGATTGCCCCTACCGTGATCTTGAAATATTCCAGCATGGCCCACCCGCTGCGCTGATGACCACCCCTGGTCCGATACGCGCCCCAACGCCCGATACCGGCGCATCACGACGCTCCGCATCTTCGGACCACCCCGGTGCCCGTCGATTGTCGCATCCGCACCGGCGCCGTTGCACACGCCTGGCCCGCGGCACGGCAGAATACGCGCGCATCGACCCGCGTCGAGGGCGTGCTACTGTGTCAGCGGGCCATCGCGAGCGGTCCGCGTACCTTCCGGAGGGCATGAAGCCTTGCAACTCTATCGCTGCCAATCCTGCGGGCACCGCGTGTACTTCGAAAACGTGGTCTGCACGCGCTGTGGACACCGTCTGGGCTTTCTGCCGGACCGCCTTCAGATCTCCGCGCTCGAACCGGTGGGCCGCAACGTCTTCACCGCGCTTGCGGCGACGGATGGAACGCGATACCGGCTGTGCGCGAACACCACCGACTTCGGGGTCTGCAACTGGATGGTGCCCGAGACAGACGACGATGCCCTCTGTGCGTCCTGCCGCCTCAACCGCACCATCCCGAATCTGAGCGTCGCCGGCAACAAGGACCTCTGGCAGGCACTGGAATCCCAGAAGCGCCGCCTGGTCTACAGCCTGATCCGGCTCGGTCTCCCGGTACGGCCGAAGTACCGGGATCCCGCCGGGCTCGCGTTCGATTTTCTTGCCGACAGCGAACCCAGCTTTCGCGAGACCGGCTCGGTGATGACCGGCCATGCCGATGGTCTGATCACCATCAACGTCGCCGAGGCCGATCCGGTCATGCGCGAACGGATGCGGCGCGACATGGCAGAGCCGTACCGGA is a window from the Thioalkalivibrio paradoxus ARh 1 genome containing:
- a CDS encoding glycoside hydrolase family 15 protein, whose translation is MTIADQLPRRQNGYLPIEDHGLIGDGSTAALVGRDGAISWLCVPRFDSEPLFCALLDRERGGAFTVAPEPLTGARQHYEPHTAILITEMTGPEGRVRVTDCLTLRAGADLSEDAPAGRGELLRMIEVLEGRVKLRVRVQPWGGLRCFPRAGGLGIGLERRPEFELHLGSSLPLEGSESLYDLAAGARHHLLLSWGTGPHRFHPHTPGETLAATAAVWRDWLRHYHYEGPQEALVRRSAITLKLMDYTATGAMIAAPTSSLPEAIGGPRNWDYRYAWIRDAAFSVYALDRIGMGHEAAGFLGWVLDAVDRAGRPRVLYDVDGQSPPPEFIETGLEGYRGSAPVRWGNAAANQRQHDVFGEILDCAYRWVRWGGTLDDALWARLRRLVEAAAAEWQTPDHGIWEVRTPGRPFTYSAALCAVALDRGARLAQGKGSQGDAERWQKEAARIRNAILEHAWDPRLQSLTEHLGGGGIDASLLALPLRGVIPTDHPKMVATTRAVIRRLGAGDGLLYRYLPEESPDGLPGHEGAFLLCSFWLADNLAGQGRLDEAGDLYDSLCARANPLGLLPEQIDPSTGAFLGNFPQAFSHMGVISTGINLRRARTNRAKS
- a CDS encoding DUF1622 domain-containing protein, giving the protein MLEYFKITVGAIGWTLEALGVLVIVIGSVIAIARFVRRWRLDDEDGQAYREFRVRLGRSILVGLEFLIAGDIIRTVVVDQTLEGLGGLAIIIFLRILLSFSLFLEIEGRWPWQPPPDRPSS
- a CDS encoding AMP-binding protein, whose translation is MSARTLGELVVSRAVAEDQAAVIAMGRDSFGTTSRADLFERARRLVAGLQQAGLEPGGRVVILAPNSAAWVISALGVMNAGGVVVPLDTQMPREDLEHAFSDSEPRFVFTTSKLRERLPEDLSDRQIYLLDAGADAEESWEKLLDHEPASAVAKADDVAAIFYTSGTTGPPKGVPLTHRNLTSNVEALCAQELADHRDRVLVPLPFHHVYPFTVGILIPLTIGAPIIVPFSLVGPQIVRALRDGEATVMLGVPRLYEAVWQALEERVAARGRIAAAVFRLMLGISKIARQRLGLRVGRKLFNRLHERLAPRLRLVVAGGAALDPELGRNLQALGWEVATGYGLSETSPILAYNPPDRLKLAAAGLPLPGVELAIDDSGSSDGRGEVMARGPNVFAGYLNLPEKTAAVLDDDGWFRTGDTGEITADGYLHLHGRESSMIVLSGGENVDPERVEKTLQAADDVREVGVLAHDDRLAAVVVPESGLLREVTGEDLEKRVKAAVKEAAKELPSHHRPGVLRMVLDPLPRTRLGKLRRHKLDELFEKLGQQDSVSEARPEPVSPESMAPEDQQLLSDPSAERTWNYLAERFHDLRLTPDSSLAEELGIDSLSWVDLTLALQDRARIDLDDSAIERVETVRDLLREAAGAAEAKAGRGDLKKQLEDPESLLAEDQREDLAPLGPVRRSLARALLGPARLLTYLLMRVEVQGRLPDDGPYLIAPRHLSFVDPLALLPALDRQQLESLYWAGLEAYLFSNRVSRAFSRTAHVLPIDPGAAPRRSLALAAACLKRGHSLIWFPEGQRSADGTLQTLRPGIGLVLAAQPVPVVPVWIDGTREVMAPGQYFPRPGKRVRVIIGDPVSPETYGTDEREIVRNLQSALERVGEASA
- a CDS encoding zinc-binding metallopeptidase family protein gives rise to the protein MQLYRCQSCGHRVYFENVVCTRCGHRLGFLPDRLQISALEPVGRNVFTALAATDGTRYRLCANTTDFGVCNWMVPETDDDALCASCRLNRTIPNLSVAGNKDLWQALESQKRRLVYSLIRLGLPVRPKYRDPAGLAFDFLADSEPSFRETGSVMTGHADGLITINVAEADPVMRERMRRDMAEPYRTILGHFRHESGHYYWDRLVRDTRWLDEVRGLFGDETLDYAQALETHHTRGPVADWQQRHVSAYASSHPWEDWAETWAHYLHIVDTLDTARHSGVTVGTGLDETGSPQAAPAFDAYAPGDFAPILEHWLPLAFALNNLNRSMGHADAYPFVLAPLAIEKLKLVHRIVQDPLTVMASGHPAT
- a CDS encoding dodecin family protein; amino-acid sequence: MTVAKVTEITAESTESFEDAIRQGVQRASETLHGIRGAWVKEQKVRVENGAITSYRVDLKVTFVLD
- a CDS encoding site-2 protease family protein — protein: MFGESFSLFRVLGFEIRANVSWLFLALLITWSLAEGLFPYAYPELAPLTYWLMGLAGMLGLFFSLLFHELSHSVVARSYGLRVRGITLFLFGGMAEMVGEPKEPRVEFWMAIAGPIASLFLAVAFYLLGAGMHAAGVPEHLAGVVYYLGFINFLLAVFNMVPGFPLDGGRVLRAALWHLKGDLRWATRWASRMGQGFGLLLVALGVVSFVAGNFIGGMWWFLIGLFVHAAAGMGYRQLLMQQALAGRSVRRFMTANPVTVPAETSIRDFVEDYVYHHAFDLFPVERDGRLVGHAGLREARQVARGDWDHTRIGEVCREAGEGATVSADEDANEALERMQGQRASRLIVTDGDRIVGILALKDLLHFLQVRSELEKG